One window of Chryseobacterium sp. JJR-5R genomic DNA carries:
- a CDS encoding SDR family oxidoreductase, whose protein sequence is MNIIITGASRGIGYDTVLEFSKNNKNQIIAISRNISELEKLKQKCYEQYENSIHIIEYDITDDQAILKHKLEEYEKIDIVINNAGLLINKPFLDLSIEDWQETFNVNLFGAVKVIQTVFDKIIKSEYAHVVNIGSMGGISVAQKFAGLSAYSSSKAALGNLTECLAEEFKDHNVSINCICLGAVNTEMLRLAFPDCTDSFKSDDIAKFICDFSSNYAKLFNGKIIPISSSTP, encoded by the coding sequence ATGAATATTATAATAACAGGAGCAAGTAGAGGAATTGGATATGATACTGTGTTAGAATTCAGTAAAAATAATAAAAACCAGATTATTGCAATATCAAGAAATATATCTGAACTGGAAAAATTAAAACAAAAATGTTATGAACAATATGAAAATAGTATTCACATAATAGAATATGACATTACAGATGACCAAGCTATATTAAAACATAAATTAGAAGAATATGAAAAGATAGACATAGTAATAAATAACGCAGGCTTATTAATCAATAAACCATTTTTGGATTTATCAATTGAAGACTGGCAGGAAACATTTAATGTAAATCTATTTGGTGCAGTTAAAGTTATTCAGACTGTTTTTGATAAAATAATAAAAAGCGAGTATGCTCATGTCGTAAATATAGGGAGTATGGGTGGAATAAGTGTTGCACAAAAATTTGCAGGATTATCGGCTTATTCCAGTAGCAAAGCAGCTTTAGGGAATCTTACAGAATGTTTAGCGGAAGAATTTAAAGATCATAATGTATCTATTAATTGTATCTGTTTGGGAGCAGTAAATACGGAGATGCTAAGATTGGCTTTTCCTGATTGTACAGATTCTTTTAAAAGTGACGATATAGCAAAATTTATTTGCGATTTTTCATCTAATTATGCAAAATTATTTAATGGGAAGATTATTCCAATTTCATCTTCTACTCCATAA
- the atpB gene encoding F0F1 ATP synthase subunit A, translating to MNRKVSSLFFAFLFVFISSFATAQHESEGEKLAEKVERTEEDRPFNATKMIMEHIGDSNEWHLWTTKDENGEEHHTSIPLPIIIKDNAGWHTFLSKDIAHGHEHDGYTLHDGQVVSTKGVEKATLFAMISGKQKADNVFFDMSITKNVASMFLSVIFMMVIFIGMARNYKKSKLPKGAGKLFEPVIVFIRDEVAIPNIGSVKYKRYMPYLLTAFFFIWFNNLFGLVPFFPGGSNLTGNIAITAVLAIITLLITLFSANKDYWKHIFMPPVPILLYPIMVPIEIIGIFTKPFALMMRLFANITAGHIMILAIISLIFIFKSPFLGFASVPLALFVSVLELLVAALQAYIFTVLSALFIGIAVAEHEHGHEEHAH from the coding sequence ATGAATAGAAAAGTTTCTTCATTATTTTTCGCATTTTTATTTGTGTTTATAAGCAGTTTTGCTACTGCACAACACGAGTCTGAGGGAGAAAAATTAGCAGAGAAGGTAGAGCGAACGGAAGAGGATAGGCCCTTCAATGCTACCAAAATGATCATGGAACATATTGGTGACTCTAACGAATGGCATTTATGGACTACTAAAGATGAAAATGGAGAAGAGCATCACACCTCTATTCCTTTGCCTATAATTATTAAAGATAATGCAGGATGGCATACTTTCTTATCTAAAGATATCGCTCACGGGCATGAACACGATGGATACACATTACATGATGGTCAGGTTGTTTCAACTAAAGGAGTAGAAAAAGCGACTCTTTTTGCAATGATTTCAGGAAAGCAAAAAGCAGATAATGTTTTCTTTGATATGTCTATTACAAAGAATGTAGCATCTATGTTTCTGTCAGTTATTTTTATGATGGTTATCTTCATAGGAATGGCCAGAAACTATAAAAAGTCTAAGCTTCCTAAAGGAGCAGGAAAGTTATTCGAACCAGTAATTGTATTTATCAGAGATGAAGTAGCTATCCCAAACATCGGTTCGGTTAAATATAAAAGATATATGCCTTATTTATTAACAGCATTTTTCTTTATCTGGTTCAACAACCTATTCGGATTGGTTCCTTTCTTTCCGGGCGGATCCAATCTTACAGGCAATATCGCAATTACTGCAGTTTTAGCCATCATAACATTATTAATTACATTGTTCAGTGCTAATAAAGATTATTGGAAACATATCTTTATGCCACCGGTTCCGATCTTGTTATACCCGATCATGGTTCCTATAGAGATTATCGGGATCTTTACAAAACCGTTTGCTTTAATGATGCGACTTTTCGCCAATATTACAGCAGGGCACATTATGATCCTGGCAATTATCTCATTAATCTTCATTTTCAAATCTCCGTTTTTGGGGTTTGCATCCGTGCCATTAGCATTATTTGTTTCTGTACTGGAATTATTGGTAGCCGCATTGCAGGCATACATCTTTACAGTATTATCAGCATTGTTTATCGGTATTGCGGTTGCAGAACATGAGCATGGTCACGAAGAACACGCACACTAA
- a CDS encoding ATP synthase F0 subunit C: MDLSTGAGLIYVGIGLAVLGVGLGIGKIGGHAMDAIARQPEQAGKIQGAMLIAAGLIEGAGLIAIIFGAFIK; encoded by the coding sequence ATGGATTTATCAACTGGAGCAGGATTAATTTACGTAGGTATTGGTTTAGCAGTACTAGGTGTAGGTCTAGGTATCGGAAAGATCGGTGGTCATGCAATGGATGCTATCGCTAGACAACCTGAGCAGGCTGGTAAGATTCAAGGAGCAATGCTTATTGCTGCTGGTCTTATCGAAGGTGCTGGTCTTATCGCAATTATTTTTGGTGCTTTCATCAAGTAA
- the atpH gene encoding ATP synthase F1 subunit delta, with amino-acid sequence MLTSKVAKRYAQGLLDFTNESGQTSAVFSEMKDVVKLMSQSPDLNKFFLTPYIDSKKKVEVAKEIFKSLSASSQNLITLVIRHGRENQLKNIAQEFINKVEDINGVERVTLTTATELSKENMDQILKSTNLVKAGSNFDLKVHVRPEILGGYILRVGDQQIDASVKSKLNSIKKDFHLN; translated from the coding sequence ATGCTTACATCTAAAGTAGCTAAAAGATACGCACAGGGTTTGCTTGATTTCACAAATGAATCAGGCCAGACTTCTGCTGTATTTTCTGAAATGAAAGATGTGGTGAAGTTAATGTCTCAGTCTCCGGATCTGAACAAATTCTTCCTTACGCCTTATATTGACAGCAAAAAGAAAGTAGAGGTAGCAAAAGAGATATTTAAAAGCTTATCTGCTTCTTCTCAGAATTTGATTACGCTGGTCATCAGACACGGAAGAGAAAACCAGCTGAAAAATATCGCACAGGAATTCATTAATAAAGTTGAAGATATCAACGGGGTGGAAAGGGTAACACTTACCACGGCAACTGAACTTTCCAAAGAAAACATGGACCAGATTTTAAAATCTACCAACCTTGTGAAAGCAGGTTCTAATTTTGATCTGAAGGTACATGTAAGACCTGAAATCTTAGGAGGCTATATTTTAAGAGTGGGCGATCAGCAGATCGATGCTTCCGTAAAGTCTAAGCTTAACAGTATTAAAAAAGATTTTCATTTAAATTAA
- a CDS encoding 6-pyruvoyl trahydropterin synthase family protein: MKVKVSRRATFNAAHRLHNNSWTETKNKEIFGKCNNPYFHGHNYTLFTSVIGEVCKETGFVIDLGYLSSLINELIIDYLDHKNLNLEIIEFEDLNPTLENMLIVIYNRLRNKIDKKYYLEVKLFETENNFAEISDSA, translated from the coding sequence ATGAAAGTTAAAGTTTCAAGACGGGCAACATTTAATGCTGCCCATCGATTACATAACAATTCATGGACTGAAACAAAAAATAAAGAAATATTTGGAAAATGTAATAATCCATATTTTCATGGACATAATTATACCCTGTTTACATCTGTGATAGGGGAAGTCTGTAAAGAAACCGGCTTTGTTATAGATTTAGGCTATCTGAGTAGTTTAATCAATGAATTAATTATTGACTATTTAGATCATAAAAATTTAAATTTAGAAATCATTGAATTTGAGGATTTAAATCCAACCCTTGAAAATATGTTGATTGTTATATATAATAGATTAAGAAATAAGATTGATAAAAAATATTATCTGGAAGTTAAGCTGTTTGAAACAGAAAATAATTTCGCCGAAATTTCTGATTCTGCATAA
- a CDS encoding F0F1 ATP synthase subunit B, producing the protein MGIIEPGIGLLFWMTLTFVILLFLLAKFAWKPIVNAVNERETSIVDALNQATLARKEMETLKEDNERIIREAKIERDAILKEAREIKDRIVGEAKDTAKAEGDKLIEAAKQTINAEKNAAMADIKTQIGVLSVNIAESILKQKLDNSEAQNELVQNYLNKSNLN; encoded by the coding sequence ATGGGAATTATTGAACCTGGAATTGGACTTTTGTTTTGGATGACCCTTACTTTTGTTATCCTATTGTTTCTTCTTGCGAAATTCGCTTGGAAACCAATTGTTAATGCAGTAAATGAGAGAGAAACGTCTATTGTTGATGCCCTTAACCAGGCTACATTGGCAAGAAAAGAAATGGAAACCTTAAAAGAGGATAACGAAAGAATCATTCGTGAAGCTAAAATCGAGAGAGATGCGATCCTTAAGGAAGCAAGAGAAATTAAAGACAGAATTGTAGGTGAAGCTAAAGATACAGCCAAAGCGGAAGGCGATAAATTAATCGAAGCTGCGAAGCAGACCATCAATGCAGAGAAAAATGCTGCCATGGCTGATATTAAGACCCAGATTGGTGTTTTATCTGTAAATATTGCAGAATCTATCCTGAAGCAAAAGCTGGACAACAGCGAAGCCCAAAACGAATTAGTTCAGAATTATCTAAACAAATCAAACCTTAACTAA